From Vitis vinifera cultivar Pinot Noir 40024 chromosome 5, ASM3070453v1, the proteins below share one genomic window:
- the LOC132253804 gene encoding uncharacterized protein LOC132253804 has product MPPRRAASSQNSQANDDVPPIEGLPPVSAEGIYRYLGTLDGLVERQARAVGTNVQGQSSSSRGSSFDDFKKLGPPYFSGATDPTEAEAWILKMEKFFGVIDCSEEQKASYAAFMLDKEADHWWRMTRRLLEDQGPITWRQFREAFYKKYFPDSVRRQKVGEFIRLEQGDMTVAQYEAKFTELSRFSPQLIATEEEKALKFQDGLKPYLKNKISILKLGVYSEVVDRALIAEKDNEELHQYREQQRKRNRSDGAHGNQAQRRSTSGRNQNKGKTMQNLDGACPTCGKKHGGRPCYRETGACFGCGKQGHLIRDCPENRKFITGKPKEENKEDKQKPKAQGRVFAMTHRDAQATSDVVTGTLSSGEE; this is encoded by the exons ATGCCACCAAGAAGAGCAGCTTCTTCACAAAACAGTCAGGCTAATGATGATGTACCTCCAATTGAGGGTTTGCCTCCCGTGAGTGCAGAAGGGATCTATAGGTATCTTGGGACACTAGATGGTTTAGTTGAACGCCAAGCTCGAGCTGTTGGGACTAATGTTCAAGGACAATCTTCATCTTCTAGGGGTAGCTCTTTTGATGACTTCAAGAAATTGGGTCCTCCTTActtttctggtgctacagatcccacagaggcagaggcttggatccttaagatggagaaattctttggtgtcatagattgctctgaggagcaaaaagcctcttatgcagcttttatgttagataaagaggCAGATCATTGGTGGCGTATGACTAGGAGACTTTTGGAGGATCAGGGACCCATAACATGGAGACAATTTAGGGAGGCTTTCTATAAGAAGTATTTCCCTGACAGTGTTAGGCGGCAGAAGGTGGGAGAGTTTATTCGTTTGGAACAGGGGGATATGACTGTGGCTCAGTATGAGGCCAAATTTACAGAGTTATCACGTTTTTCCCCACAGTTGATTGCTACAGAGGAGGAAAAggcattaaagtttcaggatggattgaagccttatttgaagaacaagatatctaTTTTGAAGCTTGGTGTCTATTCAGAGGTTGTTGACAGAGCCCTTATAGCAGAGAAAGATAATGAGGAGCTTCATCAGTATAGAGAACAGCAAAGGAAGCGAAATAGGAgtgatggtgctcatggtaatCAAGCACAGCGAAGGTCTACATCAGGaagaaatcagaataaagggAAGACAATGCAGAATTTAGATGGggcttgtcctacttgtggtaagaagcatgggggtaggccatgctatagagagactggagcttgctttggttgtgggaagCAAGGACATTTGATCAGAGATTGTCCAGAGAATAGGAAGTTCATCACTGGGAAgcctaaagaggaaaataaggaggataaacagaaacccaaagcccaaggacgggtgtttgctatgactcatcgagatgctcaggccacttctgatgtggtgacag gtactcttagttcgggtgaggagtga